The Sphaeramia orbicularis chromosome 16, fSphaOr1.1, whole genome shotgun sequence genome window below encodes:
- the fxyd3 gene encoding phospholemman, whose protein sequence is MSKMFTVMLMTFVSLVFAEELNSEDDPFTFDYHRLRVGGLILAAVLCLIGITILLSGHCRCKFNQKRRRTGSNAQQMLTDQGRACDC, encoded by the exons ATGTCCAAGATGTTCACTGTGATGTTGATGACCT TCGTGTCACTGGTGTTTGCTGAAGAACTGAACT CTGAGGATGACCCCTTCACCTTCG ACTACCACAGACTCCGCGTGGGCGGGCTTATCCTCGCCGCCGTCCTGTGTCTCATCGGCATCACCATCCTGCTCA GCGGACACTGCAGGTGCAAGTTCAACCAAAAGAG GAGGAGGACGGGAAGCAATGCCCAGCAGATGCTGACGGACCAGG